TCTGAAGACCGTAGAAATTCTTGTAAGGTGTGCAAATGAATTATCTACTGCAGATGTTTCAAGCTCATCTTCCTCTACACCCAAGAATGACCCAAATAAGAATCTAGAAACAAGCAGTACTAAAAATCGATTAGCGATGATGAAGAATAAGCTTGGAAACACTGCTTTGCACGAGGCTGTGATTAATGATCACTATGAAGTGGCTCGATTCTTGATTCTTGAAGATCAAGAAGTGTGGTATTTTGAAAACGAGGAAGGCTGGTCACCAGTGTGTATGGCAATCAAAACTGGAAACCAGAAGATTCTTGgtttactattggaattgcaaCCTCCAGCAACCCGTTGTGGCGATGTACTCTCAAGGCTACAAGGAAACTCACCAGCTCATGTTGCCATAAATGAAAAAAGATTAGGTATTTATCAGCAGGAATCACAGTTCTTTTCTTTCTATATAGTATGTGCTTGTGATCTATATATATCATCACTCTCTCGTAATCTATTATTATAGAGAAATTCTTAGGTAGATTTAGTTTACCACATCATTATTCAAAAACTATATCAACAAACTACATCAATGATATTATGACATGTTAGGATAGTGGTGGATAAACTTgtgaattatttataattatttcaattattgtgAATAATGCGGCAAGAATTTCTCATTATTAATTATATGCCAACAAAAAATCTGCCTGTCTTAGAaacaaataaattgaaatatttttcgctTTTTAGATATGTTGAAAGAGATGGCGGAAGCAAATCCTCGACTTATGCAGTTCAAAGATGCAAATGGGGGAACTCCTCTTCACTGGGCGGCATACAGAGGTGATCTTGATGCAATTGGCTTCCTTTTAAGTGTATCTAGATCAATCATCTTTGAAAAAGATAATGATGGCTGCTTTCCAATTCACATTGCATCCAAAGAAGGTAATGTTAAGGTAATCAAAATGCTGGTTGAGTGCTGGCCTGATCCAGAAGAGCTGCTCACAACAAAAGGTAGAAATATTCTTCATATAGCGGCCATGTATGGAAAAGATAACGTGGTGAGATACATATTGGCAACTCCTAAACTGAGGAAGCTTGTGAATGAGAGAGACTTCAATGGAGACACTCCATTACATTTGGCAGAAGGTTACTGTCATCCTGGAGTTGCGCTTTCTCTCACTCGCCACAAAGGAATCAACTTGAATGCTCTCAACAATGAAATGTTAACTCCTTTGGATGTTTATTGCAAGTACAAGGAAATCTCCGTTTTCGAAGAGATAAAATTGCAAATCGtataattcttcttcttcttcttcttcttcttcttcttcttattattagCTACTAATAATACTAACAATTCTATTTTTTTATACATGATTTGTACAGAACATAACATCCATTTCTTTAACTTCAGCTGGGTGTGAAAGAAATTTGGATTTAGAGACACACAAGGAAAAGCGAATTGCTTCCACGCTGCCAAACCCAACTAAAATTCAATGGATGAAGGACTATGTTGGGGCTCTGTTAACGGCAGGAACACTTGTGGCCACAGGCACCTTTACTGCTGGATTCGCCTTGCCTGGTGGTTATAATAGCCCTGATAATAACCCAGACAAAGGAACAGCAACAATGATAAACAATCACATGTTTCAATTGTTCATGATTTGCAACACCGCCTCTTTCTATTGCTCCATCATCTGCATTTTGTTCTGTTTTTATGCATTGCTCGGTGATATCGCTGTGCCTGTAAAGGCTTTTATAAATGCACAAAGACTTTTCGGAGTAGCTCTTTTGATGATGTCTCTGGCGTTCATGGCTGCATTACATGTAGTATCAGGCAAACTTTCTTCGCTGTCCTCTCTCCTTCTCATTATGGGAACCATCGCTCTTGCCGTAGTTTTTTGGGACTCCACAACAAATTTGGTTCCACTTGAGAGGAATCTGCCTCTGCTGCGTTCTGTCTCCTACCACATCTGTCGAATACTGGTTTTCGTATATTTGAGATACTATGATTCTGAACCTCCTGCTTACTTATCAGAAGAATCCAGCAGCGACAATAAGAATGAAAAATCCAAGGACATGGATCAAAAGGAATCTGTAAAACATGTAGGAATTGAAGAATAATTTGTTTAATTAGTATGTGTGGAAAGCCTTCTAGAAATTATTATATCAT
This sequence is a window from Hevea brasiliensis isolate MT/VB/25A 57/8 chromosome 10, ASM3005281v1, whole genome shotgun sequence. Protein-coding genes within it:
- the LOC110668202 gene encoding protein ACCELERATED CELL DEATH 6-like — its product is MALSIHVDEEGRLERRSKLLQELMIAAEGKPELEQYAQPWFIDQELYKAVKEGNADNFLEALATVSKNLSLQSIFNQAGPSQNSLLHLAVNFKKEDIAELIACHFPKLISRQDMKGNTALHFAARMGILKTVEILVRCANELSTADVSSSSSSTPKNDPNKNLETSSTKNRLAMMKNKLGNTALHEAVINDHYEVARFLILEDQEVWYFENEEGWSPVCMAIKTGNQKILGLLLELQPPATRCGDVLSRLQGNSPAHVAINEKRLDMLKEMAEANPRLMQFKDANGGTPLHWAAYRGDLDAIGFLLSVSRSIIFEKDNDGCFPIHIASKEGNVKVIKMLVECWPDPEELLTTKGRNILHIAAMYGKDNVVRYILATPKLRKLVNERDFNGDTPLHLAEGYCHPGVALSLTRHKGINLNALNNEMLTPLDVYCKYKEISVFEEIKLQINITSISLTSAGCERNLDLETHKEKRIASTLPNPTKIQWMKDYVGALLTAGTLVATGTFTAGFALPGGYNSPDNNPDKGTATMINNHMFQLFMICNTASFYCSIICILFCFYALLGDIAVPVKAFINAQRLFGVALLMMSLAFMAALHVVSGKLSSLSSLLLIMGTIALAVVFWDSTTNLVPLERNLPLLRSVSYHICRILVFVYLRYYDSEPPAYLSEESSSDNKNEKSKDMDQKESVKHVGIEE